The DNA segment ACATCTTAATACGATAAAGCATTGATAGGCTGATATCATCAAGTCATTGAATCACCGAAAACAGAACAACAAACAAGCAATGACAAGGGCTAAAGTTACCTTTACGAACTTCGGTCTGCTTAATACCACACGAGAAACATAACTCTCGACGAGAAACTTAAAGCCGATCTCTAATTCAGCATCGAACGATCCATTGGGATACTGTTTAAAATATCAGACTGTTGACACCAAGGAACGAATCCATGGTATAAATCAACAGCTGCAACCACATCGAATAATTGCTCCGGCGAGTAACTAAGGATCAAACATAAGTCACATGTAAGTTTTCCAGTATCCGCTAAGCAAAACTCGATTCTAACTGACTTAACCCATGGCTTTCAGTCAAGACAGTTCAGTCACGTCGATTATGACTACAAAACTTAGCAGGttttaatattgaaataataGTAAGTTTAACCCTCATCGTTTATACATTATGTTAATTTAGTCTTGATACTTTACATGAAACAACAattgaaaaatgtaaaaaaaaaaagaaaagatttttaataaattttatattacccCATAATAATCTTTTCCTCGTGAACTTTTGATAAAGCGCCGCCTTCTTCACCGTCGCCACAACCTAAAAATCGTCTCTTTTGGAGAGTGTAACGATCGGAAATTTTGTTTGATGGTACAAAAGAATCCTCCTTGGGTGAAGCGAGTAACGGGTGAGACGATAGGGTTTCGGTGCCGGAAATGGTTGAAACACATCGGATTTGATCGGAGCTCCGGGAACAACCTCCGTTGTTGGCGTTTCTAACGAAATGGGTAATCCTAATTCTACGGGATATTAGGGATCCGACCGCCTTTGAGGTCGAAGAAAATGGCGGCATTGGTTATGAATTAGGTGCTTGGATTTCTGGGAATTGGGAACTGTTAAGGATAAAAAGATCAAAGGAATTGGAATAGAATTAGAAGATGAAGGAGGAGTTTACTGTAATGTTATTCATTGTTTTGAACAATGAAGCAGATTTCTGGGACATGGTTCCTAGTTCCTACATCCACCGCTAAGCTTGTCATTGCATTGAATTGTCTAACATATATcataggattttttttaattttaaatttattctttttatttttagttttttaactttgttttaataattgttttgGTGAAAATATACCtatagtctttatatttttcaaaaattaagaatttagtccAAGTACTTGTATTTCCAAGAaattagtctctctattttttggatttcaaaattcaggtccaactgttattattgttaatttatttttttaaattcaaattaattacaatttttttaattacataattaccaagtaagtagtttttttttaattttaaaatgtcacatgaacaaaattaacaaaaaaaggtGTTAAAATTAggcttaaattttgaaatctaaaaaataaagagattaaattcctaaaaataaaaatataggggctaaattattattttctttaaaaagtgataagaacattttaaatttttttaaattattgatataacattttgaaaataataataaaaagtacaACAATTGATTGAGTCTTTAACTCAGTTAACATTAACATTGTTGTCGGTGCAAGaaagcgtattatcctcctaatttaacaaaataattttaatagtatttacAGTTAAACCTAATTTTTGATATCTGAataatagagagattaaattttaaacttacGAAGATTACAATAACTTATCTTTAGCTCACTTAACATTTTTACctggtaaaaaaaattacaataacaGCTCTTGTACTAAAAGTTACATTTTGCttcctaaataatttttttacgctagattaaaaaataaattagacatttaatttattattaaaaactaatcATTATACACATAACGTACcgtatataattatttaattaatttaattttaaattatttcattaattacataaaattttaaagaataaataattttaaaattttaacaaaaagttAATTAAATCCTTTCGCAAAAAACACACTCAATCAATTCCTTAAACACGTAAATTGCACTATTCCCATCTTTAATCGTTATTGTAATCttactaataatttttatttaagctcttaaactttcaaattatatcaattaGACCCATTAATTAATTGAAAGTTTTCGTATAAATTGATAAAACCATTATTGTATGACCTCTATTTGCATTATCTATATACCAATCAAAACCTGCAaaggtgtatatatattattacactACCACAACACTATATATATTATACCACATTCATAACTCAGACAAAAAGtgagaataatatatatacaaaaacagaAAGAACATCAGCAGACCGGCGGCGAACGTCCTCCACCGAAACTACTACTAATATGACGCACTTATTATATTTACAAGAACAAAAAGTAACATTAATTATAACCCCATATCTCTCCGTCTTTCTCGGCACCGTCCCAGACATTATCGACAAAAATATTCAGCATTCAAAATTTAACTTATGTCACCAAAAATGAACTCTATGGAGTCGGGTTTGCTGTCGGTATCAGGATGGTGATTACAAAATTTCCTTTTTCGAAACGAGCCTTACCGGTGGATGCTCGGTGGGTTTCACCTTATGGAACAACCTGAAAACATAATGAGAGAAATGCTTTGATGCTTAGGGACTAAGATAAGCGACTATTGGGTAATGTAAATAGAGGATTAATGGTATTAAATTTTACCTGATCATTACATGAAGCATCGGTTACCCGGGTTTTCAGCTTCTTTGGGTTGCTACATCCTTTTCTAGCCTTTTCACCTTGTTCCTCGTCGACAAAGTTCTGATCCGACACCTCTGCAACGAATCAATGAACCTTCTAAGAGTTTAATTACTTGTGCAACAAGTAATTCCGTGGGTAGACATCGTGCTAAACGAATATTCATGTATGCCCTTAGTCCATAATGACACGAAAGCCTAGAACTCGAAGTTATTCTCAGTTTCAAAACAAATATCCCATCCAAAGCTGAATGATATGAGATACCGTACGAGTATTTGTAAGCTCGAATAAGCATTAAACTTTGAACTGTATAGAGAGGGATACTAATCATAGTATCGTATAATAGATGGATAACCAAGATTACTTCAACTGACACACGGAGAAATAGACCTTAAAAGTCAAATTTCAAGCAAGTCTACTATTGGATGAGACTGCACGCACCAAAAACACGTATTTGAGACGAAATCTACATGAGCAGACCAAAATGTCTTAAATGCATGTTCATGATATAGAGAATGGCATGTGTCAAAGTGCTCGAGAAGCAGATAAGAATTTGCTTTCTTCACATTTACATTGTTTGTTTTTACCTTTGGATGAAGCATTATCTTGAAGACTACAGGAGGCTAAAACACGAGACTTAGACCCGGATCTGAAATGCTGGATCCAAGGACTTGCCACGAAAGAATGAGAACAGTCTCTTTTATTCAGTTGGTCTCTTTTATTCAGTTGAACTCCAGGTCTTTCAAAATTGATCTTCTTCCAGCTACCGCCTCGAAGGACCTTAAACTGCAATAAAGATGGGAATAAGCAATAAAACAAGATAGCATATACGGAATAGAGACAATCTCCCATCATTATTATTGAGGGATTTCCACCTCTTTCGAGAAAAGTCTTCGAAGTGTCGTCCACTAAGAGCTGACAAATCCCTCAATACCTAAGGGGTTTTGTTCCGTAACTCTGCTCACAGAAAAGTTTGCAAAGTGTCTAAATGTCATATATGCCCTTTGAGGACAAGGATAGGAGCACCTCAGCCACCAAGGAAACTGCTGGGATTTGAACCTATTCCTCAAAATGCACGAACGACGCTTCGCAGACTTTTCTGTGAGCGGAGTTCGGAGACAACTCCATGGGAGACAATTCCAGACATGTTAAGGGGTCCACCAGCTCGCAACAAACAAAAATTCCAAGACTTCTCAAGACGTCCACCGGGAGCTAACCAACCCCTCAACAGTCCAAATTTGTCCTTAAGAAGGTTTCGTCTCCACTCATAGAGAAGTTTGCAAAGTGTCTAAATACCGTATGTGCCCTTTGAGGACAGGATTGGGAGCACCTCACACACCAACAAACAACACTTCCAAGACTTCTCAAGACGTCCACCAGGAGCTGGCAAACCCCTCAACATGTCCAGACTACTGAGACTAGTACCTATGGGGATTTTATCTCCTAACTGTTCACAGTGAAGTTTGCAAAGTGTCTAAATATCGTTATGCCGTTTGAGGACAAGGAGTGGGAGCACCTCACCCACCAAGGAAACTCAAGTTTGCGCTTGGTGGGATGCGAATCCATACCTCAAAAGACACGGACGACACTTCTGCAAGCATAGTTGGGAGACAAAACCCCCAAGAGACAATTCAGGACGAGTTAAGGGGTCTGCTAATACTTCAAAGACTTCTCCCGATAGAGTCAAAAACAATTCTCAATAAGCAAAGATCAGTTCCAAACCTGGCCTGAAGAGATACAATGTGTTTTCCTTGACGATTTCGATCCGGGCGATTTCTCCTTCGAGTTACAGCCAAGGAAACTCATGGAATCATATAACTGGTTAACAAATGATGCTTCCATGGATTTAAGGTATAAACTATGTTTCTCATCCGTCCATTCAGTAGAGGTTGATTCTGACATCATTGAATCCTGTTGTGTTACCATTAACACCCATAATTAGTAAGCTCCAAAAACCAGAGTATAaagcaattaaataaaaaatatataaaattaaagagaCCACCATTAGAGCCAACCACATATACAACTTGCATCAATACTATAAAATAGGCCTAATTCTGAATTTCATCCCTCCACTTTAAACTGAAAAAATAGACCCTCTACTTTAATTTGTCAGAACAACAATCAAAGCTACTCAAAAAAgatataaattaaagaaaaaaaaggtcaTGCATGATTGAAATTGATAATAAGTTACCATCTAAAAAGATTCAAAGtgtgaaattttcaaaatttagcttataaatcacttaaatttccaaaatttacttcctttaaaccaaaaaaaaaacccatcactgaaattcatgcataaatcaataaataaaaatgatctatgaaaaagaataagaagaaaaGGGAGGTACCAAGGTTGAATTTTGCTCATCGCGAGCTAACTCGGGTGAACTTTGAAGAGTCAACTCAGGGGCCGAAGCTTCTGAACTCGTCTGAGACTCAACTCTTCTAAAACCCTccatgcaaaaaaataaaaagatccACTGAGTTGAGAAGATTATAgaataaaatgacaaatttttctttttctttaaggAAAAGAGAAATAGTTGAGAGAGAATATAAGGAATGGAAGGTaagagatgatgatgatgatgatatgaAGGGACAAAAGAACGATACAGTTGTCATCGCTTTTTACACGTGTCATGGGTCCCCTCATTTTGCCACGTCATTTCTTTTAGGGTTAGCGACTACGGCCCTAGATATTTATTGGCTTACAAAATATCTAAACTAATATCTACTCCTTTTCTATAATTAAGTTGAAAGCTAGAGATAagattattataagaaaatattaacACTTAATTGCATCAGGCATCCTCAaaccatactccttattttaaaTTAGacattcatttttaaatttttcttaattttatctttaaattatcaATGTCATATCAATAGAATTACTCATAATTCCTCCTCAACTTATACttataaatagaaagataatataATTCGATGCACTCGAACTCATGTTATCCTATATTGGCAACAATATTTATGCCAATCCACAAAATATATTCTTAATTCTtgtacttaaataaaaatataaaaaataatttatattgaataaaaattatataataataaaaagcaagatatttcattaaaaattatataataataaaacctaacgaaataaaatttattttattcaatatcGCCCACCAATATTAAAATCTCACCTCCATAAATATCAAGTGGGAAAAAAAAAGGAGGGTATAGATAAGGTTAGtagttttataatttaaataatgttaattttttattaataaatatatttaaaattctaTATTAAGTAATATTAATAGTTCACATGTACTTTTAtgctaataaataatattttttcttatatgacatgtcaataaataattttaaaaatatttaaaattcaaaaaaaatatgaagTACATGTAAACTGTCATTCGAGCtaccatgtttaaaattttaacgtCTTAAGTAATAATTtggtcaaatttaaatttttaaaaaaagttgaggccaaatttaaataataaaaaaaggtaaattaacaaaaaaaaatataaacattgaaTATGTCTTAAATCTTTTGAAATAGTTTTTGagagattaaaatttaaaatattagatattttaaataaaatatgagatgaTAATTAAGATAATTATGAAAGATTGAagctaaaattatataaaaatggaGGTCCTCCTAAATGGTGTACTAAATTGAAAAGCATATCATATTTAAGTGGGAACATTCTTGCCTTGTAATGTCAAGCTATACTAATGGGACTACAATTATTCTTTAAATCGATTAAATAACTTTTCAACAGAAAATAATTCTTACACAATTTTTCAACGGAAAATAAGAAATCTCATATCACTATGCatctttaataataaaaataattattcaataaatatctatttgaataattataactatttattattaattaataaatatctatttgaataattataactatttattattaattaatataatttttggtaaCAAGAGACGTAATCATAAATAGTGAAAACTCTTAATTCATTGTAAAGTTATTTGTAACTATTAAAACACTATATATTAAAAATGCCACATGCTGCCATCTTATTGGTTAAtacaatcaatttttttaacCCCCTATAAAAAATTGAACCAAAAAACCATAATAAATAGATAccaaattggaacaaaaaaaattacttacaaaAGTGGAAcaataagtatattttaaaaaccaaatcatgaattaagcCATTTTTTATTATAGCACACGTACAATATTTATTGGATCATAATTCAGATACGAAATTAAACATTAAAGTCAAACTTAAatactaaatttgaaaaaaaaaacttcagaTAACAATTTGAACATTGGAACACCAAATGATTTATTAACCCTTATAAAGAACAACTTTACGATATCAGTCATAACATCCAACAAAAACGATCTCTCGTACTGATGCAACAATTGTTTCAACGACGACTAAAAAACGTGCTACCAATCGTGTCTTCTTCACTATTTTTAATGGACAAAAAAGGGTCACAGTTTGAAGGGAAAATTAACTTCtagtaaaaagaaaaattacagtCAAAATGGATTGAACATAATTTGGGCTTTACAGTAGCTCTTATACAAATCATAATCTttttggagaaaagaaaaaacaaggaTAGTGGTCAAAgatgatttgaattttttagcTGACCTTATTTATGTCTCCAAGCAGCAGTTCTTGACAAAATTCAATCTCAATATGATATTTCAACCCCTTTTTTGGGTGTTGCAAAGTGTGTACCTGAGATGAAACTAAGACCACCTATGCTCACAGACGCCGACAATGGAGAGCGCTCGGATTCAAGTTTCCTGCTCCTGGTCGCCTTCTGGCATTACTGTTTCTTGAAGATCTATTCGACCTGTATTAGTTTAAAGGAATTCAGGATCAAATATAGTCTGCATTTTCCAGCTTTTTGCAAAGATTAGGTAATGGTTCTTGATCAGGACAAGTTTAAGATGGAGAGGACTTAAAACACTTGCAGATACAATCTATGGCAATGGAGAAAGACTTCGTGGCaaattaaattatgatatattGCTACCTTGTAAAACAAAATAGAGCAAAGTAGATGGTTTTTTATGCTACTTGAGGCATATATAGTAACTAATATGTGAAGATGCATTatttggtaaaagtaccatggaggccctaTACTAGaagtcggattgcattttgctccttctactaaaaaaaatgagcaaattagtccttgtttagattaaagagcaaattggtcctaTTAAAAAAGATCAAAGATGCCAGTGTTCACcagtacaaatggatgaaattttaaacaaaaaagacTA comes from the Gossypium hirsutum isolate 1008001.06 chromosome A06, Gossypium_hirsutum_v2.1, whole genome shotgun sequence genome and includes:
- the LOC107910225 gene encoding cold-regulated protein 27 yields the protein MEGFRRVESQTSSEASAPELTLQSSPELARDEQNSTLDSMMSESTSTEWTDEKHSLYLKSMEASFVNQLYDSMSFLGCNSKEKSPGSKSSRKTHCISSGQFKVLRGGSWKKINFERPGVQLNKRDQLNKRDCSHSFVASPWIQHFRSGSKSRVLASCSLQDNASSKEVSDQNFVDEEQGEKARKGCSNPKKLKTRVTDASCNDQVVP